From one Macaca nemestrina isolate mMacNem1 chromosome 3, mMacNem.hap1, whole genome shotgun sequence genomic stretch:
- the LOC105466731 gene encoding apelin receptor early endogenous ligand: MKFQQFLFAFCIFIMSLLLISGHRPVNLTMRRKLRKHNCLQRRCIPLHSRVPFP; the protein is encoded by the exons ATGAAATTTCAGCAATTCctttttgcattttgtatttttattatgagtCTTCTCCTTATCAGCGGACACAGACCAG tTAATTTGACCATGAGAAGAAAATTGCGCAAACACAATTGCCTTCAGAGGAGATGTATACCTCTCCATTCACGAGTACCCTTCCCCTGA